The region GATCGCAATCGGAATCGAGGTTGTTCCGACTTGCAGGCGGTTCAGCCCATCCACCAGCCCCGGAGCCCAAATCCCGATTCCAATCCCAGCCGCCATCGCCAAAAAAATCCATACCGTCAAATACCGATCTAAAAACGACAACCGCTTCGGTTCGCAACAATCCATCATCATTCACCCCGTTTGAAAAAATCAGCACCCGCAGCGGAACGCCGGATTCGCTTCCTCGATTTTGCGAATGTTTTCGTCTTGATCGGGAACGTACGACAATATCGTTTGCAACAGCGAGTAGTATTCGCTTTGCGGACGGAGCGAATAATACACCCATTGCCCTCTCCGCTCCTCTTGGAGCAACCCGGCGTCTTTCAATTTGCGAAGATGCTGGCTGATCGCCGGTTGGCTTGACGAAAACACTTCCATCAGCTCACACACACAGCACTCCCGCTTTTGTAAAATGGCTAAAATCGTCAGCCGCGTCGGATCGCCGAGCAGCTTCAACACCCGGGCTGTCGCTTCCATCTCCATTGCGAGTTGCGGCATATAACCCCTCCATTCATCATCATATAATTATTTGCTTATAAAAAAACGAACATACATCATGGAAACAGTCGCGCCGACCAACGAAATTGTTTCTGTCAATCAGTATATAATTAAATGCTTATATAAGTCAATAACGATATACCTACAAAAGCAAGAAAAGCGAGCGTGCGGCATTTTTCCGCCGCACGCCCGCAAATGTTCCCTGCTCTCTGCCCGCCGCCAACACACTCTAGTCCATTCGTTTTTTCGCCGCCGACAACAGATCGATCGCCTTCGTCCCCACCCCGACAAACGTCTCCAAAATCGCCTGCGCCCCGGCGATCGAAAAAATAAAAATAAACGGCATTGCAATTGTCGGGATGAATAAATACCCAAGCGCGAGAAACATCGCACTCCATACACCCGCGCACCAATAACAATTCAACAAATAACCAAATTTCGATTTCGGCACTTTCTTGATTTCCGTACTCCCGTCCTCGTGTTGAATTTCCTCTTTTTTCATAAACGGATTGCGAATAAATTCAGTGATCTTATCAAAGACGATCAAATGGGTGAACCGGTAGCTGGCTAAAATGATCATGATGTACGTCATCCAGTCGAGTTTGTGAAGCATGGCGGACCCCTTTTTCCTATTTTTTCATTACATACGAATGAAAAACATTTACTTTACGACTTCCTCTTATCGGACAAGCGTTCATCACGTTATGCTATTAGTAGTTATTTTTATCTGTTGGGGGAAATTTTATGTTGCCGTATGAAAGGATTTGGGAAATTATAAAAAAACCCATGGTGCTAGTTGAGCACCAGAGCTCAACTAGCACCACCGGATAAAATTCCATATTATTGCCCTTGAACCAATTCAAGCGGAACCGGGATAAATTTGTCCACTTTCTCCCCTTTATGAACACGAATGGCTGCTTCTACAGCCTTTTCGCCAATTAATGCCGGCTTTTGCGCTACTGTGGCCGCCATTTTGCCTTCTTTCACCGCTTTGACCGCATCATCTGTCGCATCGAACCCGACCACAAGGACGTTGTTCATTCCATGGGCTTGCAAGGCTTCCAACGCCCCTAAGGCCATTTCGTCGTTATGGGCAAAGACCGCTTGAATGTCTTTATGGCTTTGCAAAATGTTTTCCATGACCGCCAGTCCTTTCGCCCGGTCAAAATCAGCCGCTTGTTTGGCGACGACTTTCATATTGGCTGCTTTGTCAAGCACTTGGTGGAATCCTTCTCCGCGTTCACGGGCTGCTGACGAACCAGGAATCCCTTCCAATTCCACAATGTTTCCGCCGTTTTTCAAATGATCGACGATAAATTGCGCCGCCATTTTTCCTCCAGCCACATTGTCGGAGGCGATATGGGCGACCACTTTCCCGCCGTCCGCACTGCGGTCGACCGTAATGACCGGAATGTCGGCGCTGTTGGCTGATTCAATCGCAGAAGTGACGGCGCTTGAGTCCGTCGGGTTGACCAAAAGCACATCGACGTGTTGTTGGATCAAGTCTTCAATATCGTTAATTTGTTTCGCCGAGTCATTTTGGGCATCGACGACAATCAATTTTGCCCCTTCGTCCTTGGCGGCTTTTTCAGCCCCTTCTTTTAAAGTGACGAAGAACGGGTTGTTCAAGGTGGAAATGGATAAACCGATTTTGACTTCTCCATCCTGTTTCGTTTTCCCTTTGTCGCTCGATGCGTTGTTCTGGTCGAGCGAACATCCACCCAACACGCCGCCTGTAAGCAACAATGTGACTAACAAACCAACTGCTTTTCGCATTTTCATACTCCCCCTTATTTTTTGATAACATCTATCATACTTCTTTGCGGCGGTCTAACAGCACCGCAAGAAGAATGACCGCTCCTTTGATGACTTGCTGGTAAAACGACGACACATTGAGCAAGTTCAATCCATTGTTCAATACACCGATAATCAAGGCGCCGACTAACGTGCCGAAAATCCAGCCTCTTCCTCCTGACAAACTGGTGCCGCCTAAAACAACGGCCGCAATGGCATCCAACTCGTACGCCGTTCCCGCTGTCGGCTGCGCGGAATTCAAACGGGAAGTTAAAATGAGCCCCGCCAAAGCAGATAACGCCCCTGTTAGGGCATACACATATATTTTGAGTCGATCAACGCGAAGTCCCGATAGACGGCTCGCTTCTTCGTTCCCGCCAATCGCGTACGTATGGCGGCCAAATGTAGTCTTTTTCAATACTACATACAAAGCGATATAGACCGTGAGCATCAATATAATAGGTACGGGAATGCCGAAGAAATAACCGCGCCCCATCATCTGAAACAGGATGTCATCAGACGCAAACCCTGTAATCGGGCGACCGTCCGTGTAAACGAGAGTCAAGCCGCGAAACGCCGTCATGGTCGCCAGCGTGGCAATAAAAGGAGCCACTTTTCCTTTGGTGACCAAGACTCCGTTCAAGACGCCCATGGCCGCGCCTGCTAATAAGCCGACGAATATCGCAACAAATCCATTGACCCCTTGCGCCATCATTCCTGCTGTGATCGCGCTTGATAACGCCAACACCGAACCGACCGATAAATCAATGCCTCCCGTTAAAATGACAAACGTCATGCCAAAGGCGATGAGCGCGTTAATCGATACTTGCCGCAGGAGATTGAGCCAGTTGTCCATCGTCAAAAAGTCATCGCTCAATATGGAAAGCACGATGCATAGCAGAAACAGCCCGATCAAAGGCCCTAGTTTTTTCACATCCCATTTTCGCTTTGCTCCCATCATCGATTCCCCCCTGTCGCCGCCCGCATGATGGTTTCTTGATCCAACCCGTCGTTTTCCAAGATCGCTTGCACTTTCCCTTCATGGATGACCATAACGCGGTCGCTCATGCCCAATACTTCCGGCAGTTCAGAAGAGATCATAATGATCGCGGCGCCTTGGGCAGCCAATTCATTGATCACTTCATAAATCTCTTTCTTTGCCCCAACATCCACGCCGCGAGTCGGTTCATCCAAAATGAGGATGCGCGGGTTCATCGCCAGCCATTTGCCGAATACGACTTTTTGTTGATTCCCGCCGCTCAATGCTTTCACGGGTAAATCTGGGGAAGAGGCTTTAATATTCAACAGATGAATGTATGTCAACACCACGTCCCGTTCTTTCGATGACTGGATGAATCCCGCTGTTGCTAATTGTTCCAACTTCGGCAAGGTCAAATTCTCATGGACGCTCATCTCGAGAATGAGCCCTTTTTGCTTTCGGTCTTCGGTAATCATGGCGATGCCATGTTCGACGGCCTGGCGCGGAGAACGGATGCGCACAGGACGCCCGTCGATATAGATGTCTCCTTCATCGAATGGTCTGGCTCCGAAAATCGCTTCCATGATCTCGGTTCGCCCCGATCCCATCAGTCCCGCCACACCAAGCACTTCACCGGCTCGCACGGAAAACGATACATTCTCAAACAACCCTTTTTTCGTGAGCCGCTCTACGCGCAGCCGTTCTTCTCCAATGGTGACGCGCCGTTTTGGAAAACGTTCCCCAATTTGCCTGCCGACCATCATTTGAACAATTTCATCGAAGTTCGTTTCCTTTACTCGTTTCGTTCCGATGAACTGGCCATCGCGGAGAACCGAAATCCGGTCGCAAATGGTAAAAATCTCTTCCATCCGATGTGAAATGTAAACAACCGCGACGCCTTGCTGTTTCAAGGTGCGAATAACAGAAAATAAAGCCTGAATTTCCCGTTCCGTCAGCGCCGCTGTCGGTTCATCCATAATAAGGCACTTCGCATTCGTCGAAATGGCCCTGGCAATTTCGATCATTTGCTGTTTTCCGACAGACAACCGACCGGCGAGTTCTCGTGGGTCAAGGTCCATCCCTAATCTCCGCAAATAGGAAGCGGCCTGTTGCTCCATTTCTTTATAACGAATGACACCCGTTCTCCCGATTTTCGGCTCGCGGCCAAGAAAAATGTTTTCGGCCACCGTCAATGTTGGAATGACATTCAACTCTTGATGAATCACGACAATCCCGTCGCGTTCCGCCTCTTTCGGATGACGGTAATGCACTTCGCGCCCGTTGACAACAATCGTTCCCCCATCCCGCTCATAAATGCCGGTCAACACCTTGATGAGCGTCGATTTCCCCGCTCCGTTCTCTCCCATCAACGCATGCACTTCTCCAGGAAGCACTTCAAAATCAACGCCATTCAGAACGATATTGGCGCCAAACGATTTTTGAATCGACCGCATGTCAATCAAGGGCCTCATCGTTTCTGCCCTCCTTTTCCTTCAGAAATCTTTCGATGAAAAACTTACACCGGAACGCAGAATGATATTGGCATAGGGGGTTGCCTCTCCTGTGCGAATCACCGCTTTCGCCTGCTTCGTCATCGCTTTGAATTGTTCGTGGGGAACAAACTGCACAGGCACACCACCCATTCTTGCCCTGATGCTTTCGTATAAATCCGGATTCTGGTCTTTGATCTCCTCGGCTAGTACGATTGCTTCAATTTCCAATTCATCAACAACCGCATCCAACACGGATAAAAAGGGCGGAAACCCTTTGACGAGAGACAAGTCGATGCGCGCCTGTTCGTTCGGAATCGGCAACCCGCAATCGGCAATCACGATCGTATCGGTGTGCCCGAGCGAGGCAAGCAGCGTGTTCAATTCTTTATTCAAAATCCCGCTTTTTTTCATCAGTGACTCTCCTTCTGTCTGGACAAAAATGATTCGACCTCTTGCCGTCTCGGCATCCCAGCTTGCGCCCCAAGTTTCGTCACCGACAAGGCCGCCGCCGCATTGGCAAACCGACACGCTTCATCAAGCGGCTTCCCTTCTGCCAACGCCACGGCAAGCGCACCGTTAAACGTATCGCCCGCGCCCGTCGTATCCACGACGGGAACTTGGAAACTTGGAATGAGCCGTTCTTGTCCATCTTGCCAAATGCGCACCCCTTTTGCCCCTTCGGTGACAATCAGCTTATCGGCAAACGCTTCTTCGTCCATCTTGTCGAACAAAATCGTCCGTTCATGTTCATTGGGCGTCAAGAAACTCGCCTGCTCAAGCACCGACGGCGGCAGCGGCTGGGCCGGAGCGGGGTTGACGATGACGCGCACGCCATGGCGATGAGCGATCGAAACCGCCCGTTCCACAACGGGAAGCGGAATCTCGAGCTGCAATAAGCAAACATCGCTTTCGGCGATCACGGATTCACATGAATCGAGATCTTCCGGCGTAAGCGCATGATTCGCCCCAGGAACGACGATGATCCGATTGTCCCGCTCAGAAATCGTAATGGAAGCAATGCCTGTACTCCCATGTGTAACCGGTTTCACATAATCGACGGAAATGCCCTCATTTTGTAACGAACGGATGAGCTCTTGACCAAACGCATCATCCCCCACTGCGCCAATCATCCGAATGTTGGCGCCGAGGCGGGCGGCTGCCACCGCCTGATTCGCCCCCTTGCCGCCGGGAGTGGTGAGAAACCGCTCACCCAAGATGGTCTCCCCTTGGTTTGGAAACCGTGCCGCCACAGTGACTAAGTCCATGTTGATGCTGCCGATCACCGTAATGGTTGGTTTGTTCAAGTCAATCCCCTCCTTGACGTCGACTGCCGCACCACAAGTTGAACCGGAAGTTGATAATGGAGCTTCTCAAGCGGCTTCCCCTCAATTTGTTTAATTAAAATTCTTGCCGCCATGGCCCCCATTTCGTAAATAGGCTGAGACACGGTCGATAGTTCGGGTGTTGTCATTTCCGTCAGCGGGATGCCGTCGTAGCCAATAATGGCAATATCATCCGGAACCCGCAGCCCGCATTGCTGAACCGCTTTCAAAGCACCGACCGCCATCGCGTCGTTGCCGGCAAAGATCCCGTCCATATCATGTTCAGCCAACGCGGCCATCACCGCTTCTTTCGCCTGCTTCAACTGGTAATTCCCTTGAATGACGAGCTGACGATCTCCCAACCCTAACGCCCTCATTTCATCTTGATAGCCGCGGAAACGCTCCATGGCGTTCACCACGTGGTTGGGCCCTTGAATATGGGCAATCCGCCGGCAGCCCACTTCATACAAATGCCGCGTCGCTAAACGAGCTCCCTCGTAATTATCCGCGACCACCGACGGATAACGCTCATGCAACGGACGGTCGAGCACGACAATCGGAACATCCCATTCCTCGACTTCTTCCGGCGCGAACTGATTCGTGGTCAAAATGACGCCGTCCACATATTTTTGCTTTAACACTTCGATGTATTCTCGTTCTTTTTCTACTTTCTCATCGGAATTGCATAGAATGACCGTATAGTCATAAATATTCATCACATCTTCCACCGCGCGAACGAGTTCGGGAAAGAACGGATTGGTAATATCAGGGACAATGAGTCCGACTGTTTTCGATGTCTTTTTAAACAGAGCTCTCGCCACTTCATTCGGTTTATAATTGAGCTCTTTCATCGCCTGTCTAACCCGTCTTTCCGTTTCCTCATTAACATATCCATTTTGATTTAACACACGCGAAACGGTGGCGACGGAGACACCTGCACGCTTTGCCACATCACGAATCGTTGCCATTTTCGATTCCTTCTTTTTTGTATATGTGTAACCGGTTACACATAGTATATCCTATTTTTCGTGCGCCATCAAGCAATTTTTTGAGCACATCCTCAGGAATGTGTACGCTCTTTTCCATGCAAGCCGTATTGTGATTTTCCCTCGATTATGGTTATAATAAGAATGGAAAGGCATACGATAAAAACAGGACATTGGCAACGGCCAATGCCCTGACCAACACGCACGGTGGCCGCAAGAAGTGCAGCGGCCCAGAAGCAGGCAGAAGTAACCCACCCTCACCTAGGCCGAGCAGGGTGGGTTACTTTTCTTTTGATACCACAATGACTGCTGCGATCAGCGACGCAAACGAAATCATTCGCGACAACGTCTCCGCAACAGTCATCATCCAGCAGCCCCCTTTCATCAAGGGAGTTGCCGCTGCCCCCTGGATGAAAACAACTTGGAAAATTTAAAACGCCCGGTCATTGCCCAACGTCCCTCTGCAAACCTCTTACTTTTCCTTCCACCGTTCGCCCGCTTCATCCGCCCGTTTCGCCGCCACCATCATGCTCATGATGACAAGCATGACGAACGAGCCGACAAACAGCCAGGCGATAAACGCGACCATGGCCTTCTCTCCCTTTTCTCGTAAACTCATTTTCTATTCTTTCCTTCTGCCCCTCGGCCTATACGTCGGGAGAGCTTGTGTTTTATTATACACCGCGTTTCACCGCCTGATGCTTTGTCCTGAGCCAACGGCGGCAGCCCCATACTATCAAAAGCGCGATCAGCGCCCCGCACGAGTCAATGGCCACATCTTTCGGCGTCGCCGTCCGCCCCGGTTCAAACGATTGGTGCCACTCGTCGGTTGCCGCATAAGCGGTCGCAAACAGCCAGGCGCCCGCATACGCCAACCGCTTGGGCGAGAGCGCCCGCCATACGAGCGCACCCAAAATGCCAAACTCGGTCAAATGCGCCGCTTTGCGGATCAAAGCGTTCAGCCATGACGTCCCCTCTTCATCCCCGCCGCCAAACGGCCAATACGAGAGAATCACCTGCAGCACG is a window of Geobacillus kaustophilus DNA encoding:
- a CDS encoding DUF1360 domain-containing protein, translated to MLHKLDWMTYIMIILASYRFTHLIVFDKITEFIRNPFMKKEEIQHEDGSTEIKKVPKSKFGYLLNCYWCAGVWSAMFLALGYLFIPTIAMPFIFIFSIAGAQAILETFVGVGTKAIDLLSAAKKRMD
- the rbsC gene encoding ribose ABC transporter permease encodes the protein MMGAKRKWDVKKLGPLIGLFLLCIVLSILSDDFLTMDNWLNLLRQVSINALIAFGMTFVILTGGIDLSVGSVLALSSAITAGMMAQGVNGFVAIFVGLLAGAAMGVLNGVLVTKGKVAPFIATLATMTAFRGLTLVYTDGRPITGFASDDILFQMMGRGYFFGIPVPIILMLTVYIALYVVLKKTTFGRHTYAIGGNEEASRLSGLRVDRLKIYVYALTGALSALAGLILTSRLNSAQPTAGTAYELDAIAAVVLGGTSLSGGRGWIFGTLVGALIIGVLNNGLNLLNVSSFYQQVIKGAVILLAVLLDRRKEV
- a CDS encoding LacI family DNA-binding transcriptional regulator, whose amino-acid sequence is MATIRDVAKRAGVSVATVSRVLNQNGYVNEETERRVRQAMKELNYKPNEVARALFKKTSKTVGLIVPDITNPFFPELVRAVEDVMNIYDYTVILCNSDEKVEKEREYIEVLKQKYVDGVILTTNQFAPEEVEEWDVPIVVLDRPLHERYPSVVADNYEGARLATRHLYEVGCRRIAHIQGPNHVVNAMERFRGYQDEMRALGLGDRQLVIQGNYQLKQAKEAVMAALAEHDMDGIFAGNDAMAVGALKAVQQCGLRVPDDIAIIGYDGIPLTEMTTPELSTVSQPIYEMGAMAARILIKQIEGKPLEKLHYQLPVQLVVRQSTSRRGLT
- a CDS encoding ArsR/SmtB family transcription factor, which translates into the protein MPQLAMEMEATARVLKLLGDPTRLTILAILQKRECCVCELMEVFSSSQPAISQHLRKLKDAGLLQEERRGQWVYYSLRPQSEYYSLLQTILSYVPDQDENIRKIEEANPAFRCGC
- a CDS encoding DUF3789 domain-containing protein; translation: MVAFIAWLFVGSFVMLVIMSMMVAAKRADEAGERWKEK
- the rbsB gene encoding ribose ABC transporter substrate-binding protein RbsB, with amino-acid sequence MRKAVGLLVTLLLTGGVLGGCSLDQNNASSDKGKTKQDGEVKIGLSISTLNNPFFVTLKEGAEKAAKDEGAKLIVVDAQNDSAKQINDIEDLIQQHVDVLLVNPTDSSAVTSAIESANSADIPVITVDRSADGGKVVAHIASDNVAGGKMAAQFIVDHLKNGGNIVELEGIPGSSAARERGEGFHQVLDKAANMKVVAKQAADFDRAKGLAVMENILQSHKDIQAVFAHNDEMALGALEALQAHGMNNVLVVGFDATDDAVKAVKEGKMAATVAQKPALIGEKAVEAAIRVHKGEKVDKFIPVPLELVQGQ
- the rbsK gene encoding ribokinase, coding for MNKPTITVIGSINMDLVTVAARFPNQGETILGERFLTTPGGKGANQAVAAARLGANIRMIGAVGDDAFGQELIRSLQNEGISVDYVKPVTHGSTGIASITISERDNRIIVVPGANHALTPEDLDSCESVIAESDVCLLQLEIPLPVVERAVSIAHRHGVRVIVNPAPAQPLPPSVLEQASFLTPNEHERTILFDKMDEEAFADKLIVTEGAKGVRIWQDGQERLIPSFQVPVVDTTGAGDTFNGALAVALAEGKPLDEACRFANAAAALSVTKLGAQAGMPRRQEVESFLSRQKESH
- a CDS encoding sugar ABC transporter ATP-binding protein, which translates into the protein MRPLIDMRSIQKSFGANIVLNGVDFEVLPGEVHALMGENGAGKSTLIKVLTGIYERDGGTIVVNGREVHYRHPKEAERDGIVVIHQELNVIPTLTVAENIFLGREPKIGRTGVIRYKEMEQQAASYLRRLGMDLDPRELAGRLSVGKQQMIEIARAISTNAKCLIMDEPTAALTEREIQALFSVIRTLKQQGVAVVYISHRMEEIFTICDRISVLRDGQFIGTKRVKETNFDEIVQMMVGRQIGERFPKRRVTIGEERLRVERLTKKGLFENVSFSVRAGEVLGVAGLMGSGRTEIMEAIFGARPFDEGDIYIDGRPVRIRSPRQAVEHGIAMITEDRKQKGLILEMSVHENLTLPKLEQLATAGFIQSSKERDVVLTYIHLLNIKASSPDLPVKALSGGNQQKVVFGKWLAMNPRILILDEPTRGVDVGAKKEIYEVINELAAQGAAIIMISSELPEVLGMSDRVMVIHEGKVQAILENDGLDQETIMRAATGGNR
- a CDS encoding putative holin-like toxin, with translation MKGGCWMMTVAETLSRMISFASLIAAVIVVSKEK
- the rbsD gene encoding D-ribose pyranase: MKKSGILNKELNTLLASLGHTDTIVIADCGLPIPNEQARIDLSLVKGFPPFLSVLDAVVDELEIEAIVLAEEIKDQNPDLYESIRARMGGVPVQFVPHEQFKAMTKQAKAVIRTGEATPYANIILRSGVSFSSKDF
- a CDS encoding VanZ family protein, whose translation is MRDFLSRWLPVILWCLVIYSFSESSWFTGANTAHVLQVILSYWPFGGGDEEGTSWLNALIRKAAHLTEFGILGALVWRALSPKRLAYAGAWLFATAYAATDEWHQSFEPGRTATPKDVAIDSCGALIALLIVWGCRRWLRTKHQAVKRGV